One Camelus bactrianus isolate YW-2024 breed Bactrian camel chromosome 14, ASM4877302v1, whole genome shotgun sequence genomic region harbors:
- the GGACT gene encoding gamma-glutamylaminecyclotransferase, with protein sequence MAHVFVYGTLKTGQPNHKVLLDGAHGRAALRGRGRTVQPYPLVIAGEHNIPRLLNLPGWGNRVAGEIYTVDEQMLHFLDEFEGCPDMYQRTLVTIAVEGAGGTLQCFVYSTATYPPEWVHLPYHDDYDSQGKHGLRYNPRENR encoded by the coding sequence ATGGCCCACGTGTTCGTGTACGGGACCCTGAAGACAGGCCAGCCCAACCACAAGGTCCTGCTGGACGGCGCCCACGGCCGCGCCGCCCTCCGAGGCCGGGGCCGCACGGTGCAGCCATACCCGCTGGTGATCGCGGGGGAGCACAACATCCCTCGGCTGCTGAACCTGCCGGGGTGGGGAAACCGCGTGGCCGGGGAGATCTACACGGTGGACGAGCAGATGCTGCACTTCCTGGACGAGTTCGAAGGCTGCCCAGACATGTACCAGCGCACCCTGGTGACGATCGCTGTGGAGGGGGCCGGCGGGACCCTGCAGTGCTTCGTGTACAGCACGGCCACCTACCCGCCCGAGTGGGTCCACCTCCCCTACCACGACGATTACGACTCGCAGGGGAAGCACGGGCTTCGCTATAACCCGCGAGAAAACAGATGA